From Panthera uncia isolate 11264 chromosome X, Puncia_PCG_1.0, whole genome shotgun sequence, the proteins below share one genomic window:
- the RIBC1 gene encoding RIB43A-like with coiled-coils protein 1 isoform X4: MKKWMNKINLPDPKEVAAIEARKNQEKQRQSRFVNVRTRVMGVDVKALDSQVEERKLREATEQSKEAAYATYQKQYDMVAQMLEKEEAERTRRLAKKVQEFREQKQQVKNKQEIDFWDPSRQWMEYPAYLRDSESCYGPSSLQYFAREDLEKATCLKMQQEQFRQSLEKQLKERQQVRVDKKYSDLLDDQLRLAMDTRAAQLAKLEESCRVAMMTAMANANKAQAELSEFDNLHQSTYSPISPAVQYQQPLSSGWSSLLPHQAHKSLESEMKMLKASSTNPSPQYPYL, encoded by the exons atgaaaaagtgg ATGAATAAGATAAACCTGCCAGATCCGAAGGAGGTGGCAGCCATTGAGGCtagaaaaaatcaagaaaaacagcGACAGAGCCGATTCGTCAATGTGCGGACCCGGGTCATGGGG GTGGATGTCAAAGCCCTCGACAGCCAGGTGGAAGAGCGAAAGCTTCGAGAGGCAACAGAGCAGAGCAAGGAGGCAGCTTATG CTACTTACCAGAAGCAGTATGATATGGTAGCCCAGATGCtagagaaggaagaggcagaacGGACACGTCGGCTGGCCAAGAAAGTCCAGGAATTTCGAGAGCAAAAGCAGCAGGTCAAGAACAAGCAGGAAATTGACTTTTGGGATCCTAGCCGACAGTGGATGGAGTATCCAGCCTATCTCAGGGACAGCGAATCCTGCTATGGTCCATCCAGCCTGCAGTACTTTGCAAGGGAGGACCTGGAGAAGGCCACATGCCTGAAAATGCAGCAGGAGCAGTTCAGGCAAAGCCTGGAGAAGCAGCTGAAGGAGCGACAACAAGTCAGGGTTGATAAGAAGTATTCAG ATCTGCTCGATGACCAGCTGCGCCTAGCCATGGATACACGGGCCGCCCAGCTGGCCAAGCTGGAGGAGTCCTGTCGCGTGGCCATGATGACTGCCATGGCCAACGCCAACAAAGCCCAG GCAGAATTATCTGAATTCGATAATCTACACCAATCAACCTACAGCCCAATATCACCTGCAGTTCAATACCAGCAGCCGCTGAGCTCAGGATGGTCATCTCTTCTCCCTCATCAAGCTCACAAAAGCTTGGAGTCAGAGATGAAAATGCTGAAGGCCTCCTCCACCAATCCATCCCCCCAATATCCCTACCTTTGA
- the RIBC1 gene encoding RIB43A-like with coiled-coils protein 1 isoform X1 has product MKKWMNKINLPDPKEVAAIEARKNQEKQRQSRFVNVRTRVMGVDVKALDSQVEERKLREATEQSKEAAYATYQKQYDMVAQMLEKEEAERTRRLAKKVQEFREQKQQVKNKQEIDFWDPSRQWMEYPAYLRDSESCYGPSSLQYFAREDLEKATCLKMQQEQFRQSLEKQLKERQQVRVDKKYSDLLDDQLRLAMDTRAAQLAKLEESCRVAMMTAMANANKAQAAEMARRQRHEQRHEQQANLKEIQKQVTSNLLTENPQTTQNPVAPHRVPPHCWKGMTPEQRAAIKKAQKVQHHEKEAQRRAERALDAKRESQTLSLAQAALQLEEQERELCAVFQRGLGSFNQQLATEQKAQQNYLNSIIYTNQPTAQYHLQFNTSSR; this is encoded by the exons atgaaaaagtgg ATGAATAAGATAAACCTGCCAGATCCGAAGGAGGTGGCAGCCATTGAGGCtagaaaaaatcaagaaaaacagcGACAGAGCCGATTCGTCAATGTGCGGACCCGGGTCATGGGG GTGGATGTCAAAGCCCTCGACAGCCAGGTGGAAGAGCGAAAGCTTCGAGAGGCAACAGAGCAGAGCAAGGAGGCAGCTTATG CTACTTACCAGAAGCAGTATGATATGGTAGCCCAGATGCtagagaaggaagaggcagaacGGACACGTCGGCTGGCCAAGAAAGTCCAGGAATTTCGAGAGCAAAAGCAGCAGGTCAAGAACAAGCAGGAAATTGACTTTTGGGATCCTAGCCGACAGTGGATGGAGTATCCAGCCTATCTCAGGGACAGCGAATCCTGCTATGGTCCATCCAGCCTGCAGTACTTTGCAAGGGAGGACCTGGAGAAGGCCACATGCCTGAAAATGCAGCAGGAGCAGTTCAGGCAAAGCCTGGAGAAGCAGCTGAAGGAGCGACAACAAGTCAGGGTTGATAAGAAGTATTCAG ATCTGCTCGATGACCAGCTGCGCCTAGCCATGGATACACGGGCCGCCCAGCTGGCCAAGCTGGAGGAGTCCTGTCGCGTGGCCATGATGACTGCCATGGCCAACGCCAACAAAGCCCAG GCAGCTGAGATGGCTCGGCGGCAGCGCCATGAGCAACGCCATGAACAGCAGGCTAACCTCAAGGAGATCCAGAAACAGGTCACAAGTAACCTACTGACTGAGAACCCCCAGACTACCCAAAACCCTGTGGCTCCCCACCGGGTCCCACCCCATTGTTGGAAGGGCATGACTCCAGAGCAGCGTGCTGCCATCAAGAAAGCCCAAAAGGTGCAACACCATGAAAAGGAGGCACAGCGCCGGGCTGAACGAGCATTGGATGCCAAAAGGGAAAGTCAGACCTTGAGCTTGGCCCAGGCAGCACTGCAGCTagaagagcaagagagggaaCTCTGTGCTGTATTTCAAAGGGGGCTGGGCTCCTTCAATCAGCAGCTGGCTACGGAGCAAAAAGCTCA GCAGAATTATCTGAATTCGATAATCTACACCAATCAACCTACAGCCCAATATCACCTGCAGTTCAATACCAGCAGCCGCTGA
- the RIBC1 gene encoding RIB43A-like with coiled-coils protein 1 isoform X3, with protein sequence MKKWVDVKALDSQVEERKLREATEQSKEAAYATYQKQYDMVAQMLEKEEAERTRRLAKKVQEFREQKQQVKNKQEIDFWDPSRQWMEYPAYLRDSESCYGPSSLQYFAREDLEKATCLKMQQEQFRQSLEKQLKERQQVRVDKKYSDLLDDQLRLAMDTRAAQLAKLEESCRVAMMTAMANANKAQAAEMARRQRHEQRHEQQANLKEIQKQVTSNLLTENPQTTQNPVAPHRVPPHCWKGMTPEQRAAIKKAQKVQHHEKEAQRRAERALDAKRESQTLSLAQAALQLEEQERELCAVFQRGLGSFNQQLATEQKAQQNYLNSIIYTNQPTAQYHLQFNTSSR encoded by the exons atgaaaaagtgg GTGGATGTCAAAGCCCTCGACAGCCAGGTGGAAGAGCGAAAGCTTCGAGAGGCAACAGAGCAGAGCAAGGAGGCAGCTTATG CTACTTACCAGAAGCAGTATGATATGGTAGCCCAGATGCtagagaaggaagaggcagaacGGACACGTCGGCTGGCCAAGAAAGTCCAGGAATTTCGAGAGCAAAAGCAGCAGGTCAAGAACAAGCAGGAAATTGACTTTTGGGATCCTAGCCGACAGTGGATGGAGTATCCAGCCTATCTCAGGGACAGCGAATCCTGCTATGGTCCATCCAGCCTGCAGTACTTTGCAAGGGAGGACCTGGAGAAGGCCACATGCCTGAAAATGCAGCAGGAGCAGTTCAGGCAAAGCCTGGAGAAGCAGCTGAAGGAGCGACAACAAGTCAGGGTTGATAAGAAGTATTCAG ATCTGCTCGATGACCAGCTGCGCCTAGCCATGGATACACGGGCCGCCCAGCTGGCCAAGCTGGAGGAGTCCTGTCGCGTGGCCATGATGACTGCCATGGCCAACGCCAACAAAGCCCAG GCAGCTGAGATGGCTCGGCGGCAGCGCCATGAGCAACGCCATGAACAGCAGGCTAACCTCAAGGAGATCCAGAAACAGGTCACAAGTAACCTACTGACTGAGAACCCCCAGACTACCCAAAACCCTGTGGCTCCCCACCGGGTCCCACCCCATTGTTGGAAGGGCATGACTCCAGAGCAGCGTGCTGCCATCAAGAAAGCCCAAAAGGTGCAACACCATGAAAAGGAGGCACAGCGCCGGGCTGAACGAGCATTGGATGCCAAAAGGGAAAGTCAGACCTTGAGCTTGGCCCAGGCAGCACTGCAGCTagaagagcaagagagggaaCTCTGTGCTGTATTTCAAAGGGGGCTGGGCTCCTTCAATCAGCAGCTGGCTACGGAGCAAAAAGCTCA GCAGAATTATCTGAATTCGATAATCTACACCAATCAACCTACAGCCCAATATCACCTGCAGTTCAATACCAGCAGCCGCTGA
- the RIBC1 gene encoding RIB43A-like with coiled-coils protein 1 isoform X2, whose translation MNKINLPDPKEVAAIEARKNQEKQRQSRFVNVRTRVMGVDVKALDSQVEERKLREATEQSKEAAYATYQKQYDMVAQMLEKEEAERTRRLAKKVQEFREQKQQVKNKQEIDFWDPSRQWMEYPAYLRDSESCYGPSSLQYFAREDLEKATCLKMQQEQFRQSLEKQLKERQQVRVDKKYSDLLDDQLRLAMDTRAAQLAKLEESCRVAMMTAMANANKAQAAEMARRQRHEQRHEQQANLKEIQKQVTSNLLTENPQTTQNPVAPHRVPPHCWKGMTPEQRAAIKKAQKVQHHEKEAQRRAERALDAKRESQTLSLAQAALQLEEQERELCAVFQRGLGSFNQQLATEQKAQQNYLNSIIYTNQPTAQYHLQFNTSSR comes from the exons ATGAATAAGATAAACCTGCCAGATCCGAAGGAGGTGGCAGCCATTGAGGCtagaaaaaatcaagaaaaacagcGACAGAGCCGATTCGTCAATGTGCGGACCCGGGTCATGGGG GTGGATGTCAAAGCCCTCGACAGCCAGGTGGAAGAGCGAAAGCTTCGAGAGGCAACAGAGCAGAGCAAGGAGGCAGCTTATG CTACTTACCAGAAGCAGTATGATATGGTAGCCCAGATGCtagagaaggaagaggcagaacGGACACGTCGGCTGGCCAAGAAAGTCCAGGAATTTCGAGAGCAAAAGCAGCAGGTCAAGAACAAGCAGGAAATTGACTTTTGGGATCCTAGCCGACAGTGGATGGAGTATCCAGCCTATCTCAGGGACAGCGAATCCTGCTATGGTCCATCCAGCCTGCAGTACTTTGCAAGGGAGGACCTGGAGAAGGCCACATGCCTGAAAATGCAGCAGGAGCAGTTCAGGCAAAGCCTGGAGAAGCAGCTGAAGGAGCGACAACAAGTCAGGGTTGATAAGAAGTATTCAG ATCTGCTCGATGACCAGCTGCGCCTAGCCATGGATACACGGGCCGCCCAGCTGGCCAAGCTGGAGGAGTCCTGTCGCGTGGCCATGATGACTGCCATGGCCAACGCCAACAAAGCCCAG GCAGCTGAGATGGCTCGGCGGCAGCGCCATGAGCAACGCCATGAACAGCAGGCTAACCTCAAGGAGATCCAGAAACAGGTCACAAGTAACCTACTGACTGAGAACCCCCAGACTACCCAAAACCCTGTGGCTCCCCACCGGGTCCCACCCCATTGTTGGAAGGGCATGACTCCAGAGCAGCGTGCTGCCATCAAGAAAGCCCAAAAGGTGCAACACCATGAAAAGGAGGCACAGCGCCGGGCTGAACGAGCATTGGATGCCAAAAGGGAAAGTCAGACCTTGAGCTTGGCCCAGGCAGCACTGCAGCTagaagagcaagagagggaaCTCTGTGCTGTATTTCAAAGGGGGCTGGGCTCCTTCAATCAGCAGCTGGCTACGGAGCAAAAAGCTCA GCAGAATTATCTGAATTCGATAATCTACACCAATCAACCTACAGCCCAATATCACCTGCAGTTCAATACCAGCAGCCGCTGA
- the HSD17B10 gene encoding 3-hydroxyacyl-CoA dehydrogenase type-2 isoform X2, translated as MAAACRTVKVTSEKDVQAALTLAREKFGCVDVAVNCAGIAVAMKTYNLKKNQAHTLEDFQRVLNVNLMGTFNVIRLVAGEMGQNEPDQGGQRGVIINTASVAAFEGQVGQAAYSASKGGIVGMTLPIARDLAPMGIRVMTIAPGLFGTPLLTSLPEKVCNFLASQVPFPSRLGDPAEYAHLVQAIIENPFINGEVIRLDGAIRMQP; from the exons ATGGCTGCGGCATGTCGGACTGTGAAG GTGACCTCAGAGAAGGACGTGCAGGCAGCCCTGACTCTAGCAAGAGAAAAGTTTGGCTGTGTGGATGTGGCAGTCAACTGTGCAGGCATTGCAGTGGCTATGAAGACATACAACTTAAAGAAGAATCAGGCCCATACTTTGGAGGACTTCCAGCGAGTTCTTAAT GTGAATCTCATGGGCACCTTCAATGTGATCCGCCTGGTGGCTGGTGAGATGGGCCAGAATGAACCAGATCAGGGAGGCCAACGCGGGGTCATCATCAACACTGCCAGCGTGGCTGCCTTTGAGGGCCAG GTTGGACAAGCTGCATACTCTGCTTCCAAGGGGGGCATAGTGGGCATGACACTGCCCATTGCTCGGGATCTGGCTCCCATGGGCATCCGAGTGATGACCATTGCTCCAG GCCTATTTGGTACCCCACTGCTGACCAGCCTCCCAGAAAAAGTGTGCAACTTCttggccagccaggtgcccttccccAGCCGCCTGGGTGACCCTGCTGAGTATGCTCATCTGGTACAAGCCATCATCGAAAACCCATTCATCAACGGAGAGGTCATCCGGCTAGATGGGGCCATCCGCATGCAGCCTTGA
- the HSD17B10 gene encoding 3-hydroxyacyl-CoA dehydrogenase type-2 isoform X1, whose translation MAAACRTVKGLVALITGGASGLGLATAERLVGQGATAVLLDLPNSDGEVQAKKLGKSCVFAPADVTSEKDVQAALTLAREKFGCVDVAVNCAGIAVAMKTYNLKKNQAHTLEDFQRVLNVNLMGTFNVIRLVAGEMGQNEPDQGGQRGVIINTASVAAFEGQVGQAAYSASKGGIVGMTLPIARDLAPMGIRVMTIAPGLFGTPLLTSLPEKVCNFLASQVPFPSRLGDPAEYAHLVQAIIENPFINGEVIRLDGAIRMQP comes from the exons ATGGCTGCGGCATGTCGGACTGTGAAG GGCCTAGTTGCTCTAATAACCGGAGGAGCCTCTGGTCTGGGTCTGGCCACGGCAGAGCGACTGGTGGGGCAAGGGGCCACTGCTGTGCTTCTGGACCTGCCTAACTCCGATGGGGAGGTCCAAGCCAAGAAGTTAGGGAAGAGTTGCGTCTTTGCCCCAGCTGAC GTGACCTCAGAGAAGGACGTGCAGGCAGCCCTGACTCTAGCAAGAGAAAAGTTTGGCTGTGTGGATGTGGCAGTCAACTGTGCAGGCATTGCAGTGGCTATGAAGACATACAACTTAAAGAAGAATCAGGCCCATACTTTGGAGGACTTCCAGCGAGTTCTTAAT GTGAATCTCATGGGCACCTTCAATGTGATCCGCCTGGTGGCTGGTGAGATGGGCCAGAATGAACCAGATCAGGGAGGCCAACGCGGGGTCATCATCAACACTGCCAGCGTGGCTGCCTTTGAGGGCCAG GTTGGACAAGCTGCATACTCTGCTTCCAAGGGGGGCATAGTGGGCATGACACTGCCCATTGCTCGGGATCTGGCTCCCATGGGCATCCGAGTGATGACCATTGCTCCAG GCCTATTTGGTACCCCACTGCTGACCAGCCTCCCAGAAAAAGTGTGCAACTTCttggccagccaggtgcccttccccAGCCGCCTGGGTGACCCTGCTGAGTATGCTCATCTGGTACAAGCCATCATCGAAAACCCATTCATCAACGGAGAGGTCATCCGGCTAGATGGGGCCATCCGCATGCAGCCTTGA
- the HSD17B10 gene encoding 3-hydroxyacyl-CoA dehydrogenase type-2 isoform X3: MAAACRTVKVVGLVALITGGASGLGLATAERLVGQGATAVLLDLPNSDGEVQAKKLGKSCVFAPADVTSEKDVQAALTLAREKFGCVDVAVNCAGIAVAMKTYNLKKNQAHTLEDFQRVLNVNLMGTFNVIRLVAGEMGQNEPDQGGQRGVIINTASVAAFEGQVGQAAYSASKGGIVGMTLPIARDLAPMGIRVMTIAPGLFGTPLLTSLPEKVCNFLASQVPFPSRLGDPAEYAHLVQAIIENPFINGEVIRLDGAIRMQP, encoded by the exons ATGGCTGCGGCATGTCGGACTGTGAAGGTAGTG GGCCTAGTTGCTCTAATAACCGGAGGAGCCTCTGGTCTGGGTCTGGCCACGGCAGAGCGACTGGTGGGGCAAGGGGCCACTGCTGTGCTTCTGGACCTGCCTAACTCCGATGGGGAGGTCCAAGCCAAGAAGTTAGGGAAGAGTTGCGTCTTTGCCCCAGCTGAC GTGACCTCAGAGAAGGACGTGCAGGCAGCCCTGACTCTAGCAAGAGAAAAGTTTGGCTGTGTGGATGTGGCAGTCAACTGTGCAGGCATTGCAGTGGCTATGAAGACATACAACTTAAAGAAGAATCAGGCCCATACTTTGGAGGACTTCCAGCGAGTTCTTAAT GTGAATCTCATGGGCACCTTCAATGTGATCCGCCTGGTGGCTGGTGAGATGGGCCAGAATGAACCAGATCAGGGAGGCCAACGCGGGGTCATCATCAACACTGCCAGCGTGGCTGCCTTTGAGGGCCAG GTTGGACAAGCTGCATACTCTGCTTCCAAGGGGGGCATAGTGGGCATGACACTGCCCATTGCTCGGGATCTGGCTCCCATGGGCATCCGAGTGATGACCATTGCTCCAG GCCTATTTGGTACCCCACTGCTGACCAGCCTCCCAGAAAAAGTGTGCAACTTCttggccagccaggtgcccttccccAGCCGCCTGGGTGACCCTGCTGAGTATGCTCATCTGGTACAAGCCATCATCGAAAACCCATTCATCAACGGAGAGGTCATCCGGCTAGATGGGGCCATCCGCATGCAGCCTTGA